A genomic window from Silene latifolia isolate original U9 population chromosome Y, ASM4854445v1, whole genome shotgun sequence includes:
- the LOC141632185 gene encoding putative mitochondrial protein AtMg01250, with amino-acid sequence MVLQCITTASFSLSINGEMFGYFHGKRGLRQGDPLSPLIFTLCIEYLTRTIKYAAAKYEFRYHPMCKHLQLANLMFADDVLLFRNRDAKSMMLLLQSYSTFSKATGLKISASKSNVYFRGGTRSAQTRHSECARFCRGYAAL; translated from the coding sequence ATGGTTTTGCAGTGCATAACTACTGCCTCATTTTCCTTGTCCATTAATGGGGAAATGTTTGGCTATTTTCATGGTAAAAGAGGACTAAGACAGGGGGATCCTTTGTCTCCTCTAATATTTACTCTCTGCATAGAATACTTGACAAGAACTATCAAATATGCTGCAGCTAAATATGAGTTCAGGTATCATCCTATGTGTAAGCATCTGCAATTGGCAAacctgatgtttgcagatgatgtaTTACTATTCCGCAATAGGGATGCTAAATCTATGATGCTATTACTTCAGTCATATTCTACTTTTTCCAAAGCAACTGGTTTAAAAATTAGTGCTTCAAAGTCTAATGTCTACTTCAGGGGGGGCACCAGATCAGCTCAAACAAGACATTCTGAGTGTGCCAGGTTTTGCAGAGGGTATGCTGCCCTTTAA